CGAATACTGTTATCCGGATAAAGAGCATTTAGAACAGTCTCTTTCCTACATGACATCTATCTGGGAGCAGCTTGCCGACCGCTTTGGAGGTTATGATGATCATGTGATCTTTGAGAGCATCAACGAGCCGCGGCTGAAAGATACTGATCATGAGTGGTGGCTGGATATGAATGCTGCGGAATGTGTGGAGGCAGTAGAATGTATCAATGAATGGAACCAGAACTTTGTGGATGTTGTGCGGAAAACCGGAGGCAATAATGCTACACGCTATCTGATGGTGCCGGGTTATGATGCGTCGGCGGACGGAGTCTTAAATGACAAGTTTGTATTGCCGTCAGATACTGCCGGAAATGATGGGAAGATCATTGTTTCTGTGCATGCTTATATTCCATATCATTTTGCACTGCAGGCTGCAGCGGAAAATGAGAGCACAGATTATTTTGATGCTTCCGACAAGACAAGTACCAATGATATCGATCAGATGATGGAAAAACTGTATGCAAAATACATCAGTAATGAGATACCGGTTATGATCGGAGAGTTCGGTTCCCGTGACAAAAACGGAAACCTGCAGAGCCGTGTAGATTGTACTGCATACTATGTTGCTGCAGCACGCGCTTACGGCATGAGCTGCAACTGGTGGGATAATAATGCATTCACAGGGGACGGAGAGTTATTTGGACTGCTTGACCGTAAGACAGTTACCTGGAGGTACCCGGAGATCGTGGATGCAATGATGAAGTATGCTGAATAAGGTGTTGCTGATTAGGAACAGAAATGTTCTCGATGTAAGAGCATCGTTAAAAGTTGGGTTGCAGATGGCACCGGAGTATGATATGGATGTGATTCTTAAGAATCTCGAAGGAAGATAAGGGTATAGTATGAAAAAGCAGGCAGGCAAATCGTAAAGATTGTGTTTGCCTGTCTTTTTTTGAAATAAAATCCAAAAATGATTGGAAAAACAACAAAAATGTATTAAGATAGTAGGCGAACAAATAAAGGAACGAGATTTCGAAAATGAATATAAAACAGGCAAAAGAAGAAATTAAGCATACGGTGATGGCGTATCTTGCGAAAGACGCACAGGGAGAGTACCGTATCCCTGCAATCAGACAGCGTCCGATCCTTCTGATGGGACCGCCCGGCATTGGAAAGACGCAGATCATGGAACAGATCGCCGCAGAGTGTAAGATCGGACTGGTCGCATATACGATCACTCATCATACGAGACAGAGTGCAGTCGGACTTCCGATGATAAAAGAGGAGTCTTTTGAAGGAAAGACATATTCTGTTACGGAATATACCATGAGTGAGATCATTGCAAGTATTTACCGCAAGATGAAGAAAACTGGGCAGAAAGAGGGAATCCTGTTTATTGATGAGATTAACTGTGTCTCAGAGACATTGGCGCCGACGATGCTGCAGTTTTTACAGTGTAAGACGTTTGGCAACCAGGCGATCCCGGAAGGCTGGCTGATCGTTGCAGCCGGAAACCCGCCGGAATACAACAAGTCAGTCCGCGATTTTGATATGGTCACCTTAGACCGTGTGCGGTATCTGAATATTGAGGCTGATTATAAGGTGTGGAAAGAATATGCGAGGGCAAAACATCTCCACAATGCCATTTTAAGTTATCTGGAACTCAGACAGAAAAATTTTTACCGCGTGGAGGCAGATGTGGATGGTATCCGCTTTGTGACAGCACGTGGCTGGGAAGATCTGAGCAATCTGATGCAGGTTTATGAGGAGATGGATCTGCCGGTGGATGAGGGTGTCATCCGTGAGTTTATCCATCATGGGGATGTGGCGGAAGATGCAGCGGCATATTTTGAACTGTACCGCAAGTACCGGGATGACTATGGAATCACAGATATCCTTGCGGGCAGGATAAGACCGGAGTCATTTGCAAGGATTTACGCGGCAGCATTCGATGAGAGACTGAGTGTGGTCAATCTTTTGCTGGATGGTCTGTCTGCATTTTTTGTAAAAGTGCAGGAAAAGAAAAAGATCACGGATAACTGGTATGAATTTTTAAAAGAATATCAAAGACATCTGAAAGAGGGCGAAGCACCGGCAGAATGTTATCAGGCATTGCTTGAGGAGAAAATGGCAATGGTAGAAGCAGAAAAACAGGCGGAGCTTTGTACGAAGGCACAGGCAGCCGGATGGGAACAGATATTTGCTCTCTGGAAAGAAAATATGCCGGATAAAGGTCTGGATGCAAAGGAAAGTTTTGCGCAGGCGAAGACAGGATTTGATATCCAAAGAGAGACATTAGAGGAATCAGAGCAGGATGCATCGGATGCGTTAGAGCATGCATTTGATTTTATGGAACAGGCGTTTGAGGATGGTGAGGAGATGGTTGTGTTTGTGACAGAACTGACCTTGTCATCGGAAGCGGCAATGTTTTTGGCGGAGCATACCTGTGATCGGTATATGACATATAATGAACAGCTTCTGATCGGAAAACGGAAAAGAGAACTGTTATCGGAATTGAAACGATAGGAAATACACCCTGCGCAGCAAGGTGCAGGCATGGAGGATTATGATGAAACAGAGTGAAACAAGAAATCTTACAATGATGATGGATCTGTATGAAATGACGATGGCAAATGGTTATTTTAACGATCAGGACAAGGATACGAGAGTTGCATTTGATGTATTTTACCGCAGTAATCCGGACGGCGGTGGATTTGCGATCTTTGCAGGATTAGAGCAGATTTTGGAGTACATTGAAAATCTTCATTTTGATGAGGAGGACATTGCATATTTCCGTTCACTTCACATTTTTACCGAAGATTTTCTCACTTATCTGAAAGATTTTAAATTCAGCGGTGATATTTATGCGTTCCGGGAAGGAACGATCATGTACCCGAATGAGCCGGTCATTACGGTAGTTGCACCGTTAATCGATGCACAGCTTATTGAGACAGCACTGCTTGCACAGGTCAATCATCAGTCGCTGATCGCAACAAAAACAAGACGTATCGTGAGTGCGGCAGAGGGACGTGCAGTTTCTGATTTTGGTGCACGCCGTGCCCATAATATGGATGCTGCAGTTTATGGCGCCAGAGCTGCTTATATCGGAGGCGCTGTCGGAACGGCAACTGTGCTTGCCGGTCAGATGTTTGATATTCCGGTCAGCGGGACCATGGCACATAGCTGGGTGATGTATTATAAGGATGAATTTGAGGCATTTAAACATTATGCAGAGAATTATCCGGATGGGACAGTGCTTTTAGTGGATACTTATGATGTCATCGGTTCCGGTATCCCGAATGCGATCCGTGTGGCAAAAGAAGTTTTAGAGCCGATGGGAAAAAGATTAAAGGGAATCCGTATCGACAGCGGTGACCTTGCATACCTTTCCAAAAAAATCCGTAAGATGTTAGATGATGTGGGATTAGAGGATTGCAAGATCGTTGTTTCAAACAGCTTAGATGAGTATACGATCACATCCATTTTACAGCAGGGCGGAAAGATCGACAGTTTTGGTGTCGGTGAACGTCTGATTACTGCAAAATCAGATCCTGTCTTTGGTGCCGTATATAAGATTTCGGCAGTGGAGGAAAACGGTACATTTGCTCCGCGTATCAAGATCTCAGAAAATGTGGAGAAGATCACAAATCCGGGACTCAAAGATGTGTACCGTATCTATGATGAAGCAGGACATTCCGTTGCAGATCTGATCACAAAGGCAGGAGAGAAAGTTGATATGTCTGTGCCATACCGCTATGCGGATCCGGAAAAACCATGGAAAAACCGTTCTTTTGAAAACTGCACAGCGAAAAAACTTCAGCAGCAGGTCGTAAAGGCAGGAAAACGTATCGTGGAGCCGGAAACCTTAGAAGATATCAGAGCTTATGTGGAAAAACAGCTTAATACCGAAGTGTGGGAAGAAGAACAGCGTTTTGAAAATCCACATGAACATTATCTGGATATGAGCCCGGCATATTACGAGATGAAGATGGATATGCTGCATGAATCACGCACCAGATAAAGTGTGTGCAGACGGATATGCTGCATGCATTGTGCAAAAATAAGACGTGTGCAGATACAGATAAGCAGTGTATCATGAGATTGTAAGAAATGATAGTAAGGAAAGAATAACGTGAAATTGATATACGACATCCCAGCATCTTTCTGGGGCCTGTTCCGGTCCGTAAACCGGGACATCTATATAGAAGCACTTCTGACCATCAATGACGAATACCAGTACAACAATTACTTTTTAAGCAGAGAAGCATGTGTCCAGATTTTAAGTGACATGTGCTCCTCTCGTCGTTATGCCTTTATGAGAGAGGATAATGAGACAGAGGAAGATGTAGAAACTGCATTGCCGGGACGAATCCTAAACTGGCTGGTACGCGCAAAATGGCTTAGAAAAATTGAAGATTATGAGGCAATGACTACCAATATCGTCATACCGGATTATGCGGCAGTGATGATCGAGGCATTTGAAAAATTAGCGGACGAACCGTTAGATGACACGGATCTTTATATCCAGAATGTTTATGCGACTCTTTTTTCTTTTAAGAATGACCACCGCATGAATCTTGCCATGTTAAAGACAGCACTTGTCAATACCAGAAAACTGAATAAGGCACTGCAGGATATGCTGCACAACATGGATAAATTTTTTGAACGCCTTTTGAACAAACAGTCTTATGACGAACTGTTAAAGGAGCATTTAGAGGGCTATGTGGAGGAAGTTGTCAGACGCAAATACCACATTTTAAAGACGAGTGACAATTTTTATATTTATAAAATGGACATTAAACGCTGGTTAAAGGAAATGCGGGAGGATGACGTCTGGGTGGAGCGCATCCGGCAGAAACAGCGCATGGAGCAGAAAAATGCGGGAAGCAGGTCTTCTGTACTTGAAACGCAGCGGTCAGAAGAGGATCTGCCATTTTTACATGCGAGAAGAAACAGACAGGAAGATGTGTTGGATCTGATCGACCAGATCGAGCGTGGATTTGATGACATTGAACACCGGATCTCAAACATGGACAAAGAACACAGCAAGTATATCCGTGCAACTGTGAGCCGGTTAAATTATCTGCTCAGTGATGAGACAGAGCGTCACGGTATGCTGATCCTGCTTTTGAACAGACTTGGAGCGGCTGAGACGGAAAGTGAACAGAGTGAGATGTTAAAAGAAGTGGCGGGGCACATGAATCTGTCATCTTTTGATGTTTTGAGTGATAATCCTCTTTATAAGAGAAGACGCCGCAGAAAATTTGAGGATGATCTGCAGGAAGAAGAGGAAGATGCAGAGCTTTCCAGGGAAGATGTACTGCGCTTAAACAAGATTGAACACCGTTATACGGCAAAACAGATCGAAGAGTTCATCGAAGAGAAGATGACAGATGGTATTTTAGAAACAGAACATATGGATATAGCGGATGATGAGTCATTTGAAAAGCTGATCCTTGCCTATGATATCAGTATGCGCAAAAACAGCAGATACCGGGTACAGGTGGAGAATAGTCAGATTCAGAATGGCAATTATTGTTATCCGAAAATGACTTTTAGCACAAAGCAAAAATCAATAGAAAGTGAACAGAATTAATGTTTGAAGGTTACGAAGAGTTAAATACGCAGGATGTGGAGCGGATGCAGGAAGTGATAAGAACATTGCTCTCCCAGACATTTCTGCCGGAACGAAAATATGATAAAAAATACGGACGCATGATGCCGGATCGCATGTATGATTTTTGCGACAGGCATTTGGAATTTCTGACGGAGTATTTTGCGGTTGCAGGGATAAAACTCAGCCAGGATACAGAGCTTGGAATCATTTATCTGGAGGGAACAGACGGAATCGGGGAGAAACTGCCGAAACTTGCAACGATTTACCTGCTGCTTTTAAAACTGATCTACGACGAAAAGATGGCGGCAGTTTCCTCCAGTGTCAATGTTATAACGACGTTTGGAGAACTGAATGGAAAAGCAGGAGAGTTCCGTCTGATCAAAGGTCCGTCCTCCATGACTGAGATAAAAAAAGCATTTGCTATTTTAAAGAAATATCAGATGGTAGAATTTCTGGATGTGTTCGAAGAACAGCTTGAAAATACGAGGATCATGATCTATCCGTGCATCAATTTAGTGCTGATGCGGGAGGATGTAAACGGGCTGCTCGGCAGTTTTTCTGATGAGGTAAAAAGTGATGAGGTAGCCGGTCAGGAGAATCTGGAGTGGAACAGTGAGGAAGCACTTTCAGAAAATGATATGACGGATGAAGAAAGTGATCTTGAACCAGAAGAAATGAATGTGGATGAGGAAGGAGAGACAGAAGATGGAACAGATGAATCAGGCATATAAAGTTTTTACCAGAATCTGCCTCAATAACTGGCATTATATTGACCGTAAGGTGTTAGGGTTAAACGAGAGCATCAATTTTTTTACCGGACATTCCGGCAGTGGAAAGTCCACCGTAATCGATGCGATGCAGATCGTGCTTTATGCGAACACGGATGGACGTGGATTTTTCAACAAGGCAGCGGCAGATGATTCTGACCGAAGCCTGATCGAGTATCTGCGCGGCATGATCAACATTGGTGAGAATAATCAGGCAGAGTATAAGCGAAACAAAAACTTTTCCACGACGATCGTTCTTGAGATGGAACAGACGATCACAAAAGAAAAAGAATGTATCGGTGTTGTGTTTGATGTGGAGACCGCTACCAATGAGATAAACAGGCTGTTTTTCTGGCATAAGGGCGAGCTGATCCCGGGGGATTACCGGACAGAGAGCCGCGCAATGACGATCAGTGAAGTGCGCAGCTATTTACAGCAGAATTTTCCCAAAGATGAGATGTTTTATACTTCTAATAATGAGAGATTCCGCAGAAACCTTTATGATGTCTATTTAGGCGGACTGGATATGGAAAAATTCCCGCGCCTGTTTAAGCGTGCGATCCCATTTAAAATGAATATCCGGTTAGAGGATTTTGTAAAAGAATATATCTGTATGGAGCAGGACATCCATATCGAGGACATGCAGGAGGGGGCGATGCTTTATGGCAGAATGTGCCGTAAGATCGAAGCCACGATGCAGGAAATCGAAGAATTAAAGCAGATCAGTGCACAGTATCAGGTGATGGAGGAGAAGAAAAAAGAACTGTTAAACTGCCGTTACCGGATGGACAAACTGACGATCTTACAGTTAGAGCAGACCATAGAGGAAATGCAGCAGCGTGTGGAAAACTGGAAAAAGGATGTCGTACTGCAGAATGAAAGTCTTACAGAATTGCTTCAGGTAAAAGAAAATTATGAAAAAGAATACGGCGAGATCAATGAGCAGATCGCCGGAACCGGTTATGCAAGATTAGAAGAGCAGTTAAAGAGTTTGGAAGAAAACCTAAGCCTTCTGGAGCGAAGTAAAAATAAATGGGACGGTATCTGTGCAAGATTAAACGGCTGGGAAGATGTAGATATCGTTTCGAATCAGATTCTATGGGATATCGAGAAGTTCAAAGAAGGCACGATCACCGGAGAGGAGATCGAACGTTTGAAACGAAGTCTGGTCGAAGTGCAGAAAGAGGCAGAAAAGGACAGGCAGGAGGCTTCCTCGGAGATCCGTTCCATGAATAAAGAAGCGGATGTGTTAGAGAAAGAACTCACAGAGTTAAAACTTGGTAAAAAAGCATATCCGAGAGAGTTAGAACTTGCGAGATCCGAAATTGCAAGAAAACTTTCTGAACAGACCGGAAAAAATATCCAGGTCCGTATTTTTGCAGATCTCATTGATATTAAAGATGAAACATGGCGTAATGCGATCGAGGGTTATCTTTCCTGGAACAAACTTGCGCTGATCGTGGAGCCTGCCTATGTCAAACAGGCGATGGAAGTATACGAAACACTCGACGAGAAGCGTTTCTTCCGTGTATCTTTAGTGGATACGGAAAAACTGATGCAGGAGGATTGGCGCGTAAAAGACAATGCGCTTGCAGAAGAAGTAGAAGCAAAAGAGCCATATGTGAGGGCATTTGTGGACTTCTTACTCGGAAATGTCATCAAGTGTACTTCGGTGGACGAACTGCGCCAGTGCAAGATCGGTGTGACGGCAGACTGTTTATTATACCAGAGTTATCAGTTACGCCGTTTAAATCCGGACAATTATAAGAAACATGTATATATTGGTGAAAAGAGTAAGAAACAGCGCCAGAAGGAACTTGCAGCCAGCCTGGAGAAATTAGAGCAGGACAGAGCAGAATACAGAGAGCGTGAGACAGAGGCGAAAAATATTCTTGCCCAGGAATTTTTAAATGATACGGTCGAGGAATACCAGAACCTGATATCAGATCTTTCGGAGAAGAAAGAAAAGGAAAAACAAAAGGCAAAAACAGAAAAGAAAATGGCAGAGATCGGTGCCGGTACGGTTGAGATCTTAAAGAAACAGGCAGAAGAGATTCACGAAAAACAAAAAGATCTGGAAGATAAGATCGATGACTTAAAATACCAGATCCGGAAAAAAGAAGATGCCATTGAAAAAGACAGCAGTGATTTCATTACAAAAAATGAGGAACTTCTTACGAAAAAAAGAGAGCTTCGCGGTTCCGCTGCGGAAGAAGAGGCATTTGAGGTTTATATTGCCGGGCAGAAAAATAAAAAATATGACAGCCTGAAAGCATCGACACAGGAAGAAATGGAACAGGTGTCCGGTCAGTGTGATGTACAGAAAAATAAACTGGTGGATGTACGTATGAATTATCTTCAGAATCATCCAAAACGTGATTTCTCAGCGAGCGCAGAGAATAATGACGATTATGACAGCCTGCTGTCAGAGCTTTCCTGCAATGAACTGGAAGAATACCAGAAAAAAGCGGCTGAGCAGGCAAAGGCAGCAGTGGAGCATTTTAAGGAGGATTTTGTATACAAGATCCGCAGCGCTATCAAAGAAGCCTATGTGCGCAGGGATGAATTAAACCGTATCATCCGCAACCTGAATTTTGGTAAAGACCGCTATCAGTTTAAGATCACGAGAAATAAGGGAGCCGACGGCGCATTTTATGATATGTTTATGGATGAGGACTTAGATATCGATCCGTCCTCACTTGCATCGCCAATGGAGCATCAGATGAATCTGTTTTCGATGGAGCATGAAAATAAATATGGTATGTTGATGAGTGATCTGATCCATATCTTTATTCCGCCGGAAAATGCCACGCAGCAGGAACTTGATGAGGCAAAACAGAACATGGTGAAGTATGCAGATTACCGTACGTATCTTTCATTTGAGATGGAACAGATCGTGGAAGGTGACGAACGTCTTGTCATTGGTCTTAGTAAGATGATCAAGAAAAATTCCGGTGGTGAGGGACAGAACCCGCTTTACATTGCACTACTCGCAAGTTTTGCGCAGGCATACCATATCAATCTGTCTGCAAGACTGACAAGACGTCCGACAATCCGTCTTGTTGTTTTAGATGAGGCATTTTCCAAGATGGATGCAGAGAAAGTGGCGAGCTGTATCGAACTGATCCGCGGACTTGGTTTTCAGGCGATCATCAGTGCAACGAACGATAAGATCCAGAATTACATTGAAAATGTAGATAAGACATTCGTTTATGCGAATCCGAATAAGAAGAGCATTTCGATTCAGGAGTTTGAGAAAAAGGATTTTTCACAATTGGTTGTGGAGGAGGAGTAAGAGCGGTTGAAGAAGGAGAAGGAAAAAGAGACAAGAACCAGTATCGTTCAGGTGATCCTTGATGATTATGAACATGGCGATACTGATTGGAGAAAATATCCTAATCAGGGGCAAAATGATGGGAAACGTTCTATCAGAATCGTTCAGGCGCTGTATGATGAAATCGGAAAAACAGAGCTGAACAGGCAGGTTTTAGAGTTGCAGGCACGTCATCTGTTACAGGATGGAAAAGGGCAGAAGATAAGTGGATGGTACACAAGGGGAAGTGAACTAGAGCAGATCGTATATCGTTTGTCTGATATTCCGAGATTTTATGAAATGGATGGGCGGGTGCCAAAATATGAGCGCTATTTTGAACCATTTTTGAAACTTCGTCAGGAGTTACAGAAATTAAGAGGGCGCCAGCAGACCTGGAAACCATGGATCGATCAATGTATTGGGGAGCTGGAAAATGACCTGGAACGTGAAAAAATTCCGAAAATATGCAAAGATGAAGAAACAAAGGAAATTTATTTTAACACGTTAGCCGGATTAAATGAGATAGAGGAACCGGTTTCAAGACGGATATTCAGTAAAAAATACCTGAAAAATTCAAAATCATTTCAGAGAGCAGTCCAGGATAAAATTATTTCGGATGCGAGAAAATTTTGCCCGGATGTGGATGCTGACGAAGAAGTTATGGGAAATGACGAAGTATTATCGGAAATTGGGATTGAGACATACCATCAGGAACTTTCTGTCAAAGGTCCGCTGCAGTTTGAGCTTGCAGGAAACAAAATTGATACCGCCCTGTTTGCCTATGGTACGATTTTAAATGCAGAGACATTAAAATATGCAAAACTATTGCCTGAGCAGACGATTCGAAAAATTGTAACGGTTGAAAATAAAGCCAATTTTATGGAAATGTCATATGAAGAGGGAACGCTGCTTGTCTATTCGCACGGTTTTTTCTCACCGAAAGAGAGGCTTTTCCTGAAAAATCTCAGGGAGTGTCTGGGAGAGCAGGGGGCAGAGTATTTTCATACCAGTGACTTAGATTATGGCGGAATCCGTATATTTATGAATATAAAAGAGAAAATTTTTCCGGATGTGAAACCGCTTGCAATGGATGGGGAGACGTTTTTCAAATATCAGGAATATGGGGAAAAACGGGATGAAAAATATTTGCAAAAAGTAAGGGACACAGAAGTTCCGGCAGAATTAAAAGAACTTAAGGATTATATTTTAAAAACCGGTTGTACGATAGAGCAGGAAAGTATGCTTTTTTAGCAGGAGGGAATTATGCAGACAGCAGCAGAGTTAAAAAATTTATTACAGCGTATCGACCATAAAGGTTATCCGGCATATAAGGACACAAGGGGGACTTATGAGTTTCCTGGATATGTGCTTTCCATTGACCATGTGCAGGGAGATCCGTTTGCAGCACCATCGAAGGTAAGCATCCATGTCCGTGGAAAACAGGCGGGATTCCCGGAACATCTTTATCAGAAAGACTGCAGAAGAATCGCTGTGCAGGATTATCTGCTGCGCCAGTTTGCGCGCCAGGTCGAGAAAGTTTCCTTTAAAGCGAAAGGTTCCGGAAAGAGCGGTCTTATGGCGGTCAGCCGTCCGGGACAGGAAGTGTTAGAGCGCAGTGCCTGTCAGATGGATGTAAAAAACGGCGATATTGTGCTGCGCATGGAGATTGGGTTCCCGGCAAATGGAAGAACGGTCAATTCCAGAGAACTCGAAAAGATTTTCTTTGATTTTCTGCCGGAGTGTGTGAAAGGTTCTCTATATTATCGTTCACTGAAAAAAGAAGCGGTGGAGACAGCCGCAGATCTCGCCGAGGATCAGGAATATATCAGGGAGCAGTTAGATCCGATGGGACTTTGTGCATTTGTGGCAGACGGTGCGATTCTGCCGCGGGAGTCCGGTGTTTCCGGCAGACCGATGAAGGATGCAGTGCGTTTTCAGTCACCGGAAAGTCTCTCCGTCACGCTGACGCTGCCACACCACGGAAAACTGACCGGAATGGGAATAAAGAAGGGCATCACGCTGATCGTAGGCGGTGGTTACCATGGAAAATCAACACTGTTAAAAGCGCTTGAGACAGGTGTCTATAACCACATTGCAGGGGATGGCAGGGAGTATGTCATCACGG
The Roseburia rectibacter DNA segment above includes these coding regions:
- a CDS encoding DUF4194 domain-containing protein, giving the protein MFEGYEELNTQDVERMQEVIRTLLSQTFLPERKYDKKYGRMMPDRMYDFCDRHLEFLTEYFAVAGIKLSQDTELGIIYLEGTDGIGEKLPKLATIYLLLLKLIYDEKMAAVSSSVNVITTFGELNGKAGEFRLIKGPSSMTEIKKAFAILKKYQMVEFLDVFEEQLENTRIMIYPCINLVLMREDVNGLLGSFSDEVKSDEVAGQENLEWNSEEALSENDMTDEESDLEPEEMNVDEEGETEDGTDESGI
- a CDS encoding glycoside hydrolase family 5 protein, with amino-acid sequence MKLNKLGKLAALCVAGCMLLSGCGTGDPADKVTETGSAADVAAEKNENAEDTEVKDASTEDVAAEQDNSETETEDAGVTIPEVVIEPKEIPDTDGMAFVRNMKVGWNLGNTFDAITNAQKEDELSIEWSWCGEKTTKEMIDAVKAAGFQTLRLPVSWHNHVSGDQYTISAAWLDRVQEVLDYAIDNDMYVILNIHHDTDLEYCYPDKEHLEQSLSYMTSIWEQLADRFGGYDDHVIFESINEPRLKDTDHEWWLDMNAAECVEAVECINEWNQNFVDVVRKTGGNNATRYLMVPGYDASADGVLNDKFVLPSDTAGNDGKIIVSVHAYIPYHFALQAAAENESTDYFDASDKTSTNDIDQMMEKLYAKYISNEIPVMIGEFGSRDKNGNLQSRVDCTAYYVAAARAYGMSCNWWDNNAFTGDGELFGLLDRKTVTWRYPEIVDAMMKYAE
- a CDS encoding nicotinate phosphoribosyltransferase produces the protein MKQSETRNLTMMMDLYEMTMANGYFNDQDKDTRVAFDVFYRSNPDGGGFAIFAGLEQILEYIENLHFDEEDIAYFRSLHIFTEDFLTYLKDFKFSGDIYAFREGTIMYPNEPVITVVAPLIDAQLIETALLAQVNHQSLIATKTRRIVSAAEGRAVSDFGARRAHNMDAAVYGARAAYIGGAVGTATVLAGQMFDIPVSGTMAHSWVMYYKDEFEAFKHYAENYPDGTVLLVDTYDVIGSGIPNAIRVAKEVLEPMGKRLKGIRIDSGDLAYLSKKIRKMLDDVGLEDCKIVVSNSLDEYTITSILQQGGKIDSFGVGERLITAKSDPVFGAVYKISAVEENGTFAPRIKISENVEKITNPGLKDVYRIYDEAGHSVADLITKAGEKVDMSVPYRYADPEKPWKNRSFENCTAKKLQQQVVKAGKRIVEPETLEDIRAYVEKQLNTEVWEEEQRFENPHEHYLDMSPAYYEMKMDMLHESRTR
- a CDS encoding ATP-binding protein, whose amino-acid sequence is MEQMNQAYKVFTRICLNNWHYIDRKVLGLNESINFFTGHSGSGKSTVIDAMQIVLYANTDGRGFFNKAAADDSDRSLIEYLRGMINIGENNQAEYKRNKNFSTTIVLEMEQTITKEKECIGVVFDVETATNEINRLFFWHKGELIPGDYRTESRAMTISEVRSYLQQNFPKDEMFYTSNNERFRRNLYDVYLGGLDMEKFPRLFKRAIPFKMNIRLEDFVKEYICMEQDIHIEDMQEGAMLYGRMCRKIEATMQEIEELKQISAQYQVMEEKKKELLNCRYRMDKLTILQLEQTIEEMQQRVENWKKDVVLQNESLTELLQVKENYEKEYGEINEQIAGTGYARLEEQLKSLEENLSLLERSKNKWDGICARLNGWEDVDIVSNQILWDIEKFKEGTITGEEIERLKRSLVEVQKEAEKDRQEASSEIRSMNKEADVLEKELTELKLGKKAYPRELELARSEIARKLSEQTGKNIQVRIFADLIDIKDETWRNAIEGYLSWNKLALIVEPAYVKQAMEVYETLDEKRFFRVSLVDTEKLMQEDWRVKDNALAEEVEAKEPYVRAFVDFLLGNVIKCTSVDELRQCKIGVTADCLLYQSYQLRRLNPDNYKKHVYIGEKSKKQRQKELAASLEKLEQDRAEYRERETEAKNILAQEFLNDTVEEYQNLISDLSEKKEKEKQKAKTEKKMAEIGAGTVEILKKQAEEIHEKQKDLEDKIDDLKYQIRKKEDAIEKDSSDFITKNEELLTKKRELRGSAAEEEAFEVYIAGQKNKKYDSLKASTQEEMEQVSGQCDVQKNKLVDVRMNYLQNHPKRDFSASAENNDDYDSLLSELSCNELEEYQKKAAEQAKAAVEHFKEDFVYKIRSAIKEAYVRRDELNRIIRNLNFGKDRYQFKITRNKGADGAFYDMFMDEDLDIDPSSLASPMEHQMNLFSMEHENKYGMLMSDLIHIFIPPENATQQELDEAKQNMVKYADYRTYLSFEMEQIVEGDERLVIGLSKMIKKNSGGEGQNPLYIALLASFAQAYHINLSARLTRRPTIRLVVLDEAFSKMDAEKVASCIELIRGLGFQAIISATNDKIQNYIENVDKTFVYANPNKKSISIQEFEKKDFSQLVVEEE
- a CDS encoding Wadjet anti-phage system protein JetA family protein; its protein translation is MKLIYDIPASFWGLFRSVNRDIYIEALLTINDEYQYNNYFLSREACVQILSDMCSSRRYAFMREDNETEEDVETALPGRILNWLVRAKWLRKIEDYEAMTTNIVIPDYAAVMIEAFEKLADEPLDDTDLYIQNVYATLFSFKNDHRMNLAMLKTALVNTRKLNKALQDMLHNMDKFFERLLNKQSYDELLKEHLEGYVEEVVRRKYHILKTSDNFYIYKMDIKRWLKEMREDDVWVERIRQKQRMEQKNAGSRSSVLETQRSEEDLPFLHARRNRQEDVLDLIDQIERGFDDIEHRISNMDKEHSKYIRATVSRLNYLLSDETERHGMLILLLNRLGAAETESEQSEMLKEVAGHMNLSSFDVLSDNPLYKRRRRRKFEDDLQEEEEDAELSREDVLRLNKIEHRYTAKQIEEFIEEKMTDGILETEHMDIADDESFEKLILAYDISMRKNSRYRVQVENSQIQNGNYCYPKMTFSTKQKSIESEQN
- a CDS encoding Wadjet anti-phage system protein JetD domain-containing protein is translated as MKKEKEKETRTSIVQVILDDYEHGDTDWRKYPNQGQNDGKRSIRIVQALYDEIGKTELNRQVLELQARHLLQDGKGQKISGWYTRGSELEQIVYRLSDIPRFYEMDGRVPKYERYFEPFLKLRQELQKLRGRQQTWKPWIDQCIGELENDLEREKIPKICKDEETKEIYFNTLAGLNEIEEPVSRRIFSKKYLKNSKSFQRAVQDKIISDARKFCPDVDADEEVMGNDEVLSEIGIETYHQELSVKGPLQFELAGNKIDTALFAYGTILNAETLKYAKLLPEQTIRKIVTVENKANFMEMSYEEGTLLVYSHGFFSPKERLFLKNLRECLGEQGAEYFHTSDLDYGGIRIFMNIKEKIFPDVKPLAMDGETFFKYQEYGEKRDEKYLQKVRDTEVPAELKELKDYILKTGCTIEQESMLF
- a CDS encoding AAA family ATPase, translating into MNIKQAKEEIKHTVMAYLAKDAQGEYRIPAIRQRPILLMGPPGIGKTQIMEQIAAECKIGLVAYTITHHTRQSAVGLPMIKEESFEGKTYSVTEYTMSEIIASIYRKMKKTGQKEGILFIDEINCVSETLAPTMLQFLQCKTFGNQAIPEGWLIVAAGNPPEYNKSVRDFDMVTLDRVRYLNIEADYKVWKEYARAKHLHNAILSYLELRQKNFYRVEADVDGIRFVTARGWEDLSNLMQVYEEMDLPVDEGVIREFIHHGDVAEDAAAYFELYRKYRDDYGITDILAGRIRPESFARIYAAAFDERLSVVNLLLDGLSAFFVKVQEKKKITDNWYEFLKEYQRHLKEGEAPAECYQALLEEKMAMVEAEKQAELCTKAQAAGWEQIFALWKENMPDKGLDAKESFAQAKTGFDIQRETLEESEQDASDALEHAFDFMEQAFEDGEEMVVFVTELTLSSEAAMFLAEHTCDRYMTYNEQLLIGKRKRELLSELKR